GTGCGCCGGCGGCAGCTGCCTCAGCTCGCCGATCTCGCGCAAGTGGGCCGGCTTCGCGACGATCCTCAAGAAGGGCGTGTCGGCGCTGCCGACCTCGGCGCTGTGGGCGCTGGCGATCTTCTCGGTGCTCGGCGTCATCCTGACGGTGCTCGAGGCCAAGCCCAAGCTGCGGCGGTTCGTGCCGTCGCCGACCGGCATCGGCATCGGCATCCTGGTGCCGTTCAGCGTGATCGCGACGATGTTCCTCGGCGGCCTGGCCGGGATCGGGTGGAAGGCCGCCGACAAGCGCTCGTACGACAAGTTCATGGTGCCGCTGGCGTCGGGCTTCATCGCCGGCGAGGCGCTGGTCGCCACGATCGTCGCCATCTACTTCATCGCCGCCGGGTGACCGCCTTCAGCGCCGAGCTGGCCCGGCTGAGCAAGCGCCTGGCCGACCTGCGGACCCGGGCCGCGGCCGCGCCGCTGACGCGGCCGCACCTGCGCGAGCTCGAGCGCACCGCCGACGCGCTGACGGCGCTGGTGCCGCGCCTGGCCGCCGCCGACGCGGCCCTGACCGAGAGCCGGGGCCTGGAGCTCGAGGACACCCGCGCCGAGCTGGCCCAGGTGCGCACCCTCGATCTCGACGCCGCGATGGTGGTGGTGCGGGCCCAGCGCGACGCCGGCCGGGTGCGCTCGGCGGCGCGCGGCTACTGGCGGCTGGTGCGCCGCGCCCCGCGGGACCGGGCCTGGGTCGATCGCCTCGCCGGCTTCGGCCACCTGCTCGATCAATACGGCGACGTCCGCGGCGCCGGCATGTGCCGCGCCGTGGCCGGGTCGCTGATCGACGGCTGGTGGCGCGACCCGATCGCGCTCGGCACCGTCGAGCACGCCCTGGCCGAGGTGCGGGTCGAGTGGGCGGCGCTGCCCGAAGGGGTTTGAATCCGCGCACCGGGCGAGGCACAGTGGCGCCATGCGCTGCCTGGCCGTCGCGATCCTCGCGCTGATCGCGTGCGACAACCGCCACGAGGCCCGGGTCGGCGCCGCGATCCTGCCGCAGGCCAACGCGACGATCGCCGCGCCGTCGGGCACCACCACGGTGGTCATCACGCCCGGCGAAACCCCGCCCCTGCCGGCCGGCCCGATCGCCCTGGCGATCGACGTGAACGTGCCCTGGACCCAGATCGAGGCGCTGGTGCGGGCCTCGCCGGCGCCGACGCTGCTGGTCGGCTATTACAACCGCAAGCGCGCGTTCCCGTTCGAGGACACGCTCGCGGACGGCCCGAGCCTGCGCCTGACCGCCACCGCCGGCGGCAAGTTCTGCGTGCGCGCGCCCGGCGTCGAGCTGGCCTACTGCCTCGAGAGCGCCGACCGCCGTCACATCAGCGCCGCGTTCGTGCGCGAGGTGATGCGCAAGGCCGTCGATGAGTACGGCCTGACCCAGGCCCGGCTCGACATCGACCCGACGATCCTGTGGGCCGATCTGGTGCGCGCCCTCGACGGCACCCGCACCTGCTGCAAGGTGCCGGTCAAGGTGGCGCTGCGGCGCTGAGTTTCCAGGGAGGCCTGTCGCCCGGCCCAGGCAGGTGCAGGGGTGCGCCGACGTCCGAGGTCGCATCCAGCCCGGCCGGCACCTCGAGGGGCAAGCCCCGACAGGGCCCCTACCCACGACGCGAGACTCCCGTCGCGACGCGGGACGCCCGCAGCGCGGACCGCGCCCAGTCGAGATACCGACCGGCGCCAGGCCCCAGCGGGCCGGTCGACGGCCCTGGCCGGGTGTCCCCGGACCGTCACGGAAGGGCGCCCCCCCGGCGTCACCGGACCGTCACGGAAGGCCGCGCGCGAGCCGCGCGAATCTCCAGACGCCGGCTTTTCTTCGCCGAGGAACTTGGGCAGGGTGAGGTCATGGCGGCGGACGGCCACGACGACGACAACGGCAACGGCGACGGCGCGCCGCTGTCCGATCTGTCGCGCGAGGTGCCGCGGTTCGATCCCGAGGCCGCGGCCGACATCACCCAGGAGATCCGCGAGATCGCCGAGGCCCGCGCCGACGACGGCTGGGCGATGGAGGACGACGACGGCCCCGCCGACGCCGCGCCGCCGACGTCGGCCGACGAGCCGCTCGCCGCCGACGAGCTGCGCGACGCCTGGGGGGTGCTCGACGCCCGCGAGCGCATCGACGGCCTGTACCTCCTCCCGCGCGAGGACGCCGAGGAGTTCTTCATCGCCCTGGCCGGCCCCGATCAGGTCGAGCTCCTGTTCACGATGCGCCGCGGCGAGCGCCGGTCGTGGTTTCGGCTGCTCGAGCCCGACGACGTCGCCGACGTGATCCAGGCCGCCAAGGACGACGAGCGCCCCGGCCTGCTGGCGCTGCTCGACGGCCCGACCCGCAAGGAGGTCGAGGCCCTGCTCGCCTACGAGGAGGACGACGCCGGCGGCCTGATGAACACCCGGTACGCCCGGCTGCGGCCGCAGATGACCGCCGACGAGGCCATCAGCTACCTCCGGCGCCAGGCCCGGACCCAGCTCGAGACCATCTACTACGCCTACGTCCTCGACGGCGACCAGCGCCTGCTGGGCGTGGTGTCGTTCCGCGATCTGTTCGCCGCCGGCCCGAGCCAGCGCGTCAGCGAGATCATGGAGCGGGACGTGGTCTCGGCCGACCCGGCCCTCGATCAGGAGGCGCTGTCGCGGCTGTTCGCCGAGCACGACCTCACGGTCATGCCGATCGTCGACGCCGCCGGGGTCATGAAGGGCATCGTCACCGTCGACGACATCGTCGACGTGGTCCAGGAAGAGGCCACCGAGGACGCCCAGAAGTTCGGCGGCATGGACGCCCTCGACGTCCCGTACCTGCAGTCGCGCCGGCGCGAGATGCTGCGCAAGCGCGGCGTGTGGCTGGCGGTGCTCCTGGTCGGCGAGATGCTCACGACCTCGGCGCTGGGCTTCTTCCAGCACCAGATCGATCGCGCCACCGTGCTGACGCTGTTCATCCCGCTGATCATCTCGAGCGGCGGCAACGCCGGATCCCAGGCCTCGACGCTGGTCATCCGCGCGATGGCGCTGGGCGAGGTCCGCGCCGCCGACTGGTGGCGCGTCATGCGCCGCGAGCTGGCGATCGGCGTCGCGCTCGGCGCCGGCCTCGGCGTGCTCGGCCTGTTCCGCGTGGTGGTCTGGGGCTCGTTCGGGAGCTACGGCGCGTACTACGTGCGCATCGGCCTCACCGTCGGCATGAGCCTGGTCGGCGTCGTGATCTTCGGCACCCTGGCGGGCTCGATGCTGCCGTTCGTGCTGCGGCGCCTGGGCGCCGACCCGGCCAGCGCGTCGGCGCCCGCGGTCGCGACGCTGGTCGACGTCACCGGCCTGATCATCTACTTCGCGCTCGCGACCTGGCTCCTGTCCGGCGCGCTGTTCTAGGCACCCGATCGGCGCGCCGTCCGCCGCGCACGTCGCGCTTGACGCGCGGCCGCGCCGCGGCTATCGATCGAGGGTCGACGCCGCGGGCGCCGACGTCGATGCGGAGCTGAGCGCCCTTCCACCGTCCCGTGACCGCCCTACGGCGGCCGGGTCCATGTGCCCCGTCCGCGCCGCCGCGCCGGACGAGGTCACGCCTGCCGCTCCCGCTTGGGCCCTGCGCCCGAGGAGGCCCCATGCCTTCGCTCCGCCTGTGCGCGGTCGAGCTGGCCCACGCTGGCCAGACCTCGATCCTCGCCGATCTCGACCTCCACCTGACGCCCGGCTGGACCGGCGTCGTCGGCGCCAACGGCGCCGGCAAGACCACGCTGCTCGAGCTGCTCTGCGGCCGCCGCCGCCCCACCCGCGGGCAGGTCGTCCGGGATCCGGACGACCTGGCGATCGCGTCGTGCCCGCAGGAGGTCGGCGCGCTCACCGACCTGGTCCAGGCGGTGGCGACCGCCGACGACCGCCTGGCCCGGCGCTGGCGCGGCCGGCTCGGCTGCGCCCCCGCCGACCTCGCGCGGTGGACGACGCTGTCGCCGGGTGAGCGCAAGCGCTGGCAGCTCGCGGCGGCGCTGGCGACCGCGCCGGCGGTGCTGGCGCTCGACGAGCCCACCAACCACCTCGACCCGGCCGCGCGGGCGGCGGTGGTCGCGGCGATGGCGAGCTTCCGCGGCGTCGGGGTGGTCGTGACCCACGACCGCGCGCTCCTCGACGAGCTGTGCACGACGATCGTGCGCGTCCACGGCGGCACCGCGCGCGCCTACGCCGGCGGCCTCCAGCGCGCGCGCGCCACCTGGGACCGCGAGGACCGCGCCCAGCGCGACGCCCGCGCCGCCGCCGCCGCCGCGCTGACGCGGCTCGAGCGCCAGCTCGACGCCAGCCGCCGGACCGCGGCCGCGGCGGCGCACCAGACCCGCGCCGGCGCGCGCATGAAGTCGCGCCACGATCACGACGCGCGGTCGATGGGCGCCACCAACCTGGCGGCCTGGGCCGCCGCCGGCGCCGGACGGCGGGTCGCGCGCCTGCGCGACGCGGTCGTGGGCGCCGAGGCCGCGGTCGCCGCGCTGCCGGTCGAGCGCGCGCGCGGCGGCGCGCTGTTCGTGGCGTGGACGCCGCCGCCCCAGCGGTGGCTGGCGGCGCTCGCCGGCGTCGACCTGCGCGCCGGCGCTCGCGTGGTCGCGGCCGGCGTGCGCGCCGCGGTGGCGCGCGACGCCCGGATCTGGATCGCGGGCGCCAACGGCGCCGGCAAGACCACGCTGGTGCGGGCGCTGGTGGCGTCGTCGCCGCTGCCGCCGGACCGGGTGCTGTGGCTGCCGCAGGAGCTCGGCGAAGCTCGCGCCGACGGCGCCGCGCTGGTGGCGGCGGTGCGCGACCTGGCGCCCGACGCGCGCGGGCGCGTCGGCCAGCTCGCGGCCGCGCTCGGGCTCGATCCGGCCCGGGCGCTGGCGTCGCCGGCGCCGTCGCCGGGCGAGGTCCGCAAGCTCGCGATCGCGCTCGGCCTCGGCCGCCAGGCGGCGCTGGTGGTGCTCGACGAGCCCACCAACCACCTCGACCTGCCGTCGATCGAGCGGCTCGAGGCCGCGCTCGCCGACTACCCCGGCGCGCTGGTCGTGGTCACCCACGATCCCGCGTTCGCCGCGCGTCACGCGCACGCGCTGGGACGTCGCCGCGGGCCGGGTCGATCAGCGGGTGTAGAAGAACCGCTCGGCGATGATCTTGCCGTCCTGCCAGCGCCGCTGCGTGATCTGCGTGTACGTCATCCGCGGCATGCCCTTGAGCGTGAAGTCGTTCATCCACTCCGAGTACGACACGTCACCCTCGACCGCGACGTTGGTGCAGCTCGCGCCGTGGAACGCCTCGAGCATCTCGAAGAACTTGTGCTCGTAGTCGCGGCACGCGGCCTTGCCGACGCGGGCCGGCTCGCTGTTCTCCTGCATCGTGACGTCGTCGGCGTAGAGCTCCTCGAACGCCTCCATCGCCTTGCCGGTCATGATCGCCTGGTTCATCTGGTCCTCGAGCTCACGGATCGTCGCCATCGCTGCCTCCTTGGTTGGTGCGCTCACCGTAGGCGCGCGCGGCGCCGACGACAATCGGCCCCCGGCGGACGCACCGTTGCGGCCCGAACAACAATCACCGTCGGCGATCTCGTCGCTTTCGTCGGCATCCGGTGGCGCCCCCCCGGCAATGGGGGTAGCTTGCACGCGCTTGCTGCCCACCCGCGTCTACCACTACCGCGATCCCGCCGCCGTCATCCTCGGCCTCAAGGAGCTGCGCAAGAAGGGCCTGACCCCGCGCGGCCTCTTGTTCGTCGCGCTCGATCCGCGCGGCGAGACCTACCTGGCGGTGCCCGAGGATCTCGACGCGGTCGCCAACGTCCGGGTCGGCGACAAGATGTCGCTCGAGCCGCCGTTCGAGGGCCGCTACTTCCACTTCGACGCGGTCCACCGCCTGCCGGGGGACACGGTCCTGTGGAACGGCGATCGCCGGCTCGGCGACACCGGCAGCGCGCCCGAGGTCGCGTGCGCGATCGCCGAGTGGTGCAAGGGCTCGAGCGCCAAGAACGTGTTCCTCGGCTGCACCCCGCACCAGCCGGCGTCGTGGTGGACCGCCGACCATCGCTCGCCGGTCGTCGACCTCCACGCCCGCGGGCTGGTCGACACGGTCGTGACGACGTCGGGCCTGCTGGCCCGCCGCATCAACGAGCCGGCGCTGTTCCACGTCGACTTCGCGTCGCTGGCCGCGCACCAGGGCCCGCGCGACGGATGGCAGGAGGTGTTCCGCTCCGAGATGGGCAACGTCCTCCTGGTCGAGCGCCGCGTGCTCGGTTACCGGCTCGTGCTCACGTGCGAGCGCGGGCTGATCGAGATCGACGTCAGCCACCTGCCCGACCTGGTCATCGAGACCGCGCGGGTCCCGATGAAGTCGGGCTTCGGCGTGGTCGGCCGCATCGACGGCGGCGCGTTCGCGGTCACGGCCGGCAAGGTCGAGCCGTGGGGCCTGTCGGACGTCAGCCCGGCGATGCTGGTCGGCTCGCCCAACGAGACGATCCTCGATCTGCCGCGCACGCTGCGGGCGCACCCCGACGACGGCGAGTAGCGCCGCGGCCAGCGCGGTCGCGTCAGCGGTCGCGCGTCACGGCGTGCTCCGGGCCCAGCATGCCCAGGCCGACGGACCACCGGGTCACGGGCCGGACGGCGGCCGCAGGCCGATCATCGTCGCGCGTCACGGGCCGTTGCCGATCACCGCGGCCCAGCACATGCCCAGGCCGACCGCGACCACCGCGGTCACGGGCCGCAGGCCGATGACCGCCGCCACGAACGCGCGCGGCCCGGCCTCGAGCCGGTCGAGCGCGGCGGCGATGCGCTCGCCCAAGGGTCGGCCCGGCGGCGTGACCATCACGCCCCGATGCTTGACGGTCCGCGCGGTGGGCACCTGGGTCATGGATCCAGTATGCCGCGCGCGTCGTCCGCGGCGACCGAGATCGCCGCGCGTGCGACCCGGATCACCGGGTCGCACCTCGCCCCACGCCCACGCGGCTACGGCGCGAAGGTCGCGCCGACGGCGCGCGCCGCGGTGATCGTGACCGTGCAGGTGGTCGCGGTCATCGAGTCGCAGCCGGTCCACGCGACCGTGGCCGCGTCGCCCAGGGTCGCGGTCAGCACGACCGCCTGGTTGAAGTTGAACGACGCGTTGCAGCCCGCCATCGTGCAGCCGGTGATGCCGGCCGGCGCCGAGGTCACCGAGCCGGTGGTCCCGCCCGGGGTGACGTTGACCGTCAGCGCGAACGTGTTGAGCGTGAAGGTCGCCGTCACCCCCGTCGTCGCCGTCATCGTGACGACGCAGGTGCCGGTGCCGCTGCAGCCGCCGCCGGCCCAGCCGGCGAACGACGACCCGACCGCCGGGACCGCGGTCAGCACGACCACCGAGCCGTCGACGTAGGCCTCGGTGCAGTCACCGCCGCAGGTGATGCCGGTCGGGTTCGAGGTCACCGTGCCGGTGCCGGTGCCGGCCGGCGTCACCGTGAGCGTGCGCGTGATCTGGGCGAAGGTCGCGGTCACGGTCGTGGCCGCGGCCATGGTCACCGAGCAGGTGCCCGTGCCCGAGCAGCCGCCGCCGGCCCAGCCGGTGAACGTCGAGCCACCGGACGCGACCGCGGTCAGCACCACCGACGCGCCGTCGGTGAAGTTGGCGACGCAGGTGCCGCCGCAGTTGATGCCGGCCGGGGCCGAGGTGACCGTGCCGCCGCCGCCGCCGGCCTTGACCACGGTCAGCGGGTAGTTCTTCTTCTCGAAGGTCGCGGTCACCGACACCGAGGCCGAGATCGTCACGATGCACACGCCGGTGCCCGAGCAGCCGCCGCCCGACCAGCCGGTGAACGTCGAGTTCGCGGCCGGGGCCGCGACCAGGCCGACCACCGCGCCGGCGTTGAAGCTCGACGCGCAGGTGCCGGGGCACGCGATCACGCTCGGCACCGACGTCACCGTGCCGCTGCCGCCCGACGCGCCGCCCGAGATCACCGCGGTCAGCGTGAAGCTCTTGAGCGTGTACGTCGCGGTCACGGTCGCCGCGTTGTTCATCGTCACGACGCACGTGGTCGACGTGGTGCACCCGCTCGCGCCCGACCAGCTCGTGAAGTTCGAGTCGGAGCTGGGCGCCGCGGTCAAGGTCACCATCGAGCCCTGGGCGAACGCCGCGGTGCAGGTGCCGCCGCAGGTGATGCCCGCCGGGTTCGAGGTGACCGTGCCCGAGCCGGTGCCGGCCGGGACCACGGTCAGGATGCGCACGTCGGTGTCGAAGTTGGCCACGACCGAGCGGGCCGCGTTCATCGTCACCGTGCAGGTCGTCAGGCCGGTGCAGTCGCCCGACCAGCCGGTGAAGGCCGAGTTGCCACCGGCGACCGGCGTCAGCGTGACCAGCGTGCCGGCGTTGAAGGCCGCCATGCACGTGCCGCCGCAGTTGATGCCGCTCGGCACCGACGTGACCGTGCCCGAGCCGGTGCCGGTGCGCGACACGCTCAGCGTGAAGGTCTGCAGCGCGAAGGTCGCGGTGACCGCGGTCGCGGCGTTGACGGTCACGGTGCACGGGGTCGTGCCCGGGCAGGTGATGCCGGTGCCCGACCAGCCGGTGAACGTCGAGTCACCGGCGGCGGCCGCGGTCAGGACGACCATCGTGCCGGCGTTGTAGTTCTCGGTGCAGTCGGCGCCGCAGTTGATGCCCGCCGGCGACGACGTCACGGTGCCGCCGCCGTTGCCGGCCTTGACCACCGACAGCTGGTGCTGGTTGAGCGTGAACGTCGCGGTCACGGCCCGCGCGGCGCTCATCGTCACGGTGCAGGTGCTCGTACCCGAGCAGCCCGCGCCCGACCAGCCGGTGAACGTGTTGTTGCCGGCCGGCGCGGCGGACAGCGTCACGACGGTCTCGGCGTCGTAGCCGGCCGAGCAGACGATGCCGCAGTTGATGCCGGCCGGGACCGACGTCACGACGCCGGTGCCGTTGCCGGCCAGGGTCACGGTCAGCGGGATCGAGTTGAGCGTGAAGGTCGCGGTGATCGTCGCGGCGCCGGCCATCGTGGTCGTGCACGCGCCCAGGCCGCTGCAGCCGCCGCCGGCCCAGCCAGCGAACGTCGAGTTGACGCCGGCGGTGGCGGTCAGCGTCACCATCGTGCTGGCGTTGTAGTTCTCGGTGCAGTCGGTGGCGCCGACGCCGGTGCCGCAGTTGATGCCGGTGCCGGTGACCGTGCCGGTGCCGTTGCCGGCCTTGACCACGGTCAGCGTGTTGAGGTCGAAGGTCGCGACCACGTTGCGCGCCGCCGACATCGCGACCACGCACGGCGCGGTGCCGGTGCAGCCGCCGCCGGCCCAGCCGGTGAAGACCGCGCTGGCGCCGGGCGCGCCGGTGATCGTCACCATCGTGCCGACCGGGTACAGCTCGGTGCAGTCGGCGCCGCAGTTGATGCCGGCCGGGGCCGAGGTCACGGTGCCGGTGCCGGTGCCGCCCTTGCTGAGCGACAGCGCGAACGGCTCGACCTGGCAGCGGTTCGAGCAGCCGTCGCCGCTGGTGGTGTTGCTGTCGTCGCACTGCTCGGGCCCGGGCGCGCCGGCCGGGGTGAACGCCGGGTTGAGCTTGCCGTCGCCGCAGGCCGGCGCCGAGCAGTCGAGGTTGCAGGTCTGGCTGTTGCCGTTGGTGTCGCAGGTCTCGCTGGCCGACGCGATGCCGTCGCCGCAGCGCGGGAACTGGCAGGTGTTGCGGCAGGCGTCGGTGTCGACGAGGTTGCCGTCGTCGCACTGCTCGCCGTTGATCGCCTCGACCACCATGTTGCCGCAGGTCTCGATCTGACAGGTGGCCGAGCAGCCGTCGCCGGCGGTGGTGTTGCTGTCGTCGCACTGCTCGGGCCCCGCCGCGCCGGCCGGCGTGAACGCGCGGTTGGTCTTGCCGTCGCCGCAGGCCGGCACGGTGCAGT
This genomic window from Myxococcales bacterium contains:
- the mgtE gene encoding magnesium transporter; its protein translation is MEDDDGPADAAPPTSADEPLAADELRDAWGVLDARERIDGLYLLPREDAEEFFIALAGPDQVELLFTMRRGERRSWFRLLEPDDVADVIQAAKDDERPGLLALLDGPTRKEVEALLAYEEDDAGGLMNTRYARLRPQMTADEAISYLRRQARTQLETIYYAYVLDGDQRLLGVVSFRDLFAAGPSQRVSEIMERDVVSADPALDQEALSRLFAEHDLTVMPIVDAAGVMKGIVTVDDIVDVVQEEATEDAQKFGGMDALDVPYLQSRRREMLRKRGVWLAVLLVGEMLTTSALGFFQHQIDRATVLTLFIPLIISSGGNAGSQASTLVIRAMALGEVRAADWWRVMRRELAIGVALGAGLGVLGLFRVVVWGSFGSYGAYYVRIGLTVGMSLVGVVIFGTLAGSMLPFVLRRLGADPASASAPAVATLVDVTGLIIYFALATWLLSGALF
- a CDS encoding nuclear transport factor 2 family protein, whose translation is MATIRELEDQMNQAIMTGKAMEAFEELYADDVTMQENSEPARVGKAACRDYEHKFFEMLEAFHGASCTNVAVEGDVSYSEWMNDFTLKGMPRMTYTQITQRRWQDGKIIAERFFYTR
- a CDS encoding DUF4215 domain-containing protein, whose translation is MSSVFSFVRTARRGGALGVALAAALTLAGCFESNTIECSSGVVCPEGSVCTADGLGCRQVSDLCGNSQMDPGEQCDDGNQIDEDDCRADCQTNVCGDGKLDLQGPDTEECDELGGADSATCDSDCTLPACGDMHTNPMFTSPGAPRGERCDDGNTASGDGCSFDCASDESCNDGYVNSDLPTTGATCKSATATGTNCAEVCDDGNNIAGDGCSPNCLSLESCRNGILDSSGGPANPPELCDDGDTDDTDECRNNCQAGFGCGNGFVDNDGPAGPSIDEECDNGTTTDSAACDGDCTIPVCGDNRFNAAAGEACDPGTVGVNVASCNSDCSVPACGDGKVNRAFTPAGGAGPEECDDGNTTAGDGCSALCRIETCGNGVTEMINGEQCDDGNLVDTDACRNTCQLPRCGDGVASASEACDAGANTQACNLDCTVPACGDGKTNRAFTPAGAAGPEQCDDSNTTAGDGCSATCQIETCGNMVVEAINGEQCDDGNLVDTDACRNTCQFPRCGDGIASASETCDTNGNSQTCNLDCSAPACGDGKLNPAFTPAGAPGPEQCDDSNTTSGDGCSNRCQVEPFALSLSKGGTGTGTVTSAPAGINCGADCTELYPVGTMVTITGAPGASAVFTGWAGGGCTGTAPCVVAMSAARNVVATFDLNTLTVVKAGNGTGTVTGTGINCGTGVGATDCTENYNASTMVTLTATAGVNSTFAGWAGGGCSGLGACTTTMAGAATITATFTLNSIPLTVTLAGNGTGVVTSVPAGINCGIVCSAGYDAETVVTLSAAPAGNNTFTGWSGAGCSGTSTCTVTMSAARAVTATFTLNQHQLSVVKAGNGGGTVTSSPAGINCGADCTENYNAGTMVVLTAAAAGDSTFTGWSGTGITCPGTTPCTVTVNAATAVTATFALQTFTLSVSRTGTGSGTVTSVPSGINCGGTCMAAFNAGTLVTLTPVAGGNSAFTGWSGDCTGLTTCTVTMNAARSVVANFDTDVRILTVVPAGTGSGTVTSNPAGITCGGTCTAAFAQGSMVTLTAAPSSDSNFTSWSGASGCTTSTTCVVTMNNAATVTATYTLKSFTLTAVISGGASGGSGTVTSVPSVIACPGTCASSFNAGAVVGLVAAPAANSTFTGWSGGGCSGTGVCIVTISASVSVTATFEKKNYPLTVVKAGGGGGTVTSAPAGINCGGTCVANFTDGASVVLTAVASGGSTFTGWAGGGCSGTGTCSVTMAAATTVTATFAQITRTLTVTPAGTGTGTVTSNPTGITCGGDCTEAYVDGSVVVLTAVPAVGSSFAGWAGGGCSGTGTCVVTMTATTGVTATFTLNTFALTVNVTPGGTTGSVTSAPAGITGCTMAGCNASFNFNQAVVLTATLGDAATVAWTGCDSMTATTCTVTITAARAVGATFAP